In Calothrix sp. PCC 7507, one DNA window encodes the following:
- a CDS encoding FkbM family methyltransferase, translating into MNRVLHKNNRRAGNVVVQKGREVEKEAITLEALLKKYHAPKVIDYAAFDIEGSELDVLEVFPFDDYQFLALTLECDGSIRLPISQLLKSNGYQQVNNPFNRDKPWEMYWIHKSVR; encoded by the coding sequence TTGAACCGTGTTCTCCATAAAAATAACCGAAGAGCCGGAAATGTTGTGGTTCAGAAAGGTAGAGAAGTTGAGAAAGAGGCAATAACTCTAGAGGCACTTCTAAAAAAATATCATGCCCCCAAGGTGATCGACTATGCTGCTTTTGATATTGAAGGTAGTGAGTTAGATGTTTTAGAAGTTTTTCCCTTTGATGACTATCAATTTCTGGCATTGACTTTGGAATGTGATGGCTCCATCCGTCTACCTATTTCTCAGTTACTAAAATCTAACGGGTATCAACAGGTTAACAATCCATTTAATCGGGATAAGCCCTGGGAAATGTATTGGATACATAAGAGTGTTCGCTAG
- a CDS encoding HPr kinase, giving the protein MTNLALPSQSHPNLSIAEADRLAFFHLVYEGFQRAAQITSAIDYFYRIGGYTLCLRFAGLGLIPQITPALSHLATEPTANPDLTICLWDNASTGTRLPLLIDSLLELIRLHCWDYLGPRKEIKAYDGDRIRTNFHIGPNILSVLDRQQNLACYWIEDAQDIPYWEKGSPLQTILNWWTSDRQHQYVHAGAVGTPAGGVLLAGKGGSGKSSTALACIDSPLVYASDDYCLVSTDPKPYVYSLYNTAKLKGQADLERFPNLAPLVNNLDRLGLEKAMLFLHQHHPEKIVRGFPIKAVLIPQVTGKPDTHLRPTTAGAALRALAPSTIFQLAGSGQSAFQLMSSLVKQVPCYALELGTDMAQIPDVILRLLSQI; this is encoded by the coding sequence AGCACAGATTACAAGTGCAATCGATTATTTCTATAGAATTGGGGGCTACACCCTTTGTCTGCGCTTTGCCGGTTTGGGTTTGATTCCCCAGATTACGCCCGCCTTGTCCCATTTGGCGACAGAACCAACGGCAAACCCTGACTTGACCATTTGCCTTTGGGATAACGCCTCCACTGGTACGCGATTACCACTCCTGATTGACAGCCTGCTGGAACTGATTCGGCTGCACTGCTGGGATTATCTCGGACCCCGTAAGGAAATTAAAGCTTACGATGGCGATCGCATTCGCACAAATTTTCATATTGGTCCGAATATTTTGAGTGTGCTGGATCGTCAGCAGAATCTCGCCTGTTACTGGATTGAAGATGCCCAAGATATTCCTTACTGGGAAAAAGGTTCGCCACTGCAAACCATTTTGAATTGGTGGACAAGCGATCGTCAGCATCAATATGTTCATGCGGGAGCAGTCGGAACACCTGCTGGCGGAGTTTTACTGGCAGGGAAAGGGGGATCAGGCAAATCGTCCACCGCATTGGCTTGCATTGATAGTCCACTCGTCTATGCCAGCGATGATTATTGTTTAGTTTCCACCGATCCAAAGCCTTATGTTTACAGTCTTTACAACACTGCAAAACTGAAAGGACAGGCGGATTTAGAGCGATTTCCAAACTTAGCTCCCTTGGTGAATAATCTTGATCGCTTAGGGCTAGAAAAAGCCATGTTGTTTCTGCATCAGCATCATCCTGAAAAGATTGTGCGTGGCTTTCCCATTAAAGCAGTGCTAATTCCTCAAGTGACTGGGAAACCAGATACTCATTTGCGTCCAACAACTGCAGGTGCAGCATTAAGGGCGCTCGCACCCAGCACAATATTTCAATTGGCGGGCAGTGGACAATCGGCTTTTCAGTTAATGTCGAGTTTAGTTAAACAGGTTCCCTGTTATGCACTGGAACTTGGTACAGATATGGCTCAAATTCCCGATGTAATTTTGAGGCTGCTTTCGCAAATTTGA